The region CCAGGACTCGGCATCATCGGCAACGCTGGTGGCCCTGGTGGCGGCGCGCGAACGGGCGGGCGGCCGGGACCTCCTCGACCGCATGGTGGTGTACGCCTCGACCGAGGCGCACAGCTCGGTGATCAAGGGCGCCCGGGTCGCCGGGTTCCGCGAGGCGCACATCCGGTCGGTGGCCACCGACGACTCCCTGGCGATGCGGACCTCGGCGCTCTCGGAGCTGATGGCCGCGGATGTGGCCGCGGGGCTCATCCCGGCTGCGGTGGTGGCCACCGTGGGCACCACATCGACCATGGCCGTGGATCCCGTCGAGGACATCGCGGCGCTGGCGTCGACTGCCGGGGCATGGGTGCATGTCGACGCTGCGATGGCAGGGGCCGCGACCATCTGCGAAGAGTACCGCGACCTGCTCGCCGGCTCGGATGCTGTGGACTCGTGGGTGTTCAACCCCCACAAGTGGTGGGGGATCACGTTCGACTGCTCACTGATGTGGCTTGCAGACCGCGGCCCCGTGCTCGACGCCCTGGCGATCACGCCGCCTTACCTGGAGCGGGACGCAGCCGCCGGCTCCGTGGTCGACTTCCGCGACTGGCAGGTGCCGCTGGGGCGCAGGTTCCGTTCCCTCAAGGTGTGGTTCGTGCTGCGGGCGATGGGTGCCGACGCGATCGCGGCGATGGTCCGCGAACACGTGGCGGAGGGCGAGTGGCTGGCCGGCAAGGTCGCCGAGTCGTCCACATGGGAGCTGGTGGCGCCTGCCAACCTGACCCTGGTGTGCGTGCGCCACGCCGCGGGCGACGACGCCACGAGGGCAGTGCTCGAATCGGTCAACAGCTCCGGCGAGGCGCTGCTGACCCTGACCGAGGTTGGTGGGCGGCCCGCCATCAGGCTCTCGGTGGGAAGCCCCAACACGACCCATGAGGATGTGGAGGCACTGTGGGGGCTGCTGCAACGAGAGCCGTGAGCATCGGGCCCCGGCGGGGCCCCTACATCCAGTAGTTGGGTGCTTCCTTGGTTATCTGCACGTCGTGAGGATGTGCCTCGCGAAGCCCTGCGGGGGACATGCGCACGAACCGGGCGTCTCTCTGCAACGAGGCGATGTCGGCCGCACCGCAGTAGCCCATGGCGGAGCGCAGGCCTCCGGTGAGCTGGTAGATGATCTTCGCCAGCTTGCCCTTGTAGGGGACGCGTCCTTCGATGCCTTCGGGCACCACCTTGTCGGCGCCTTCGACGTCGTCCTGGAAGTAGCGGTCCTTCGAAAAGGAGCGGTCGCTCATCGCTCCGAGTGACCCCATGCCCCGGTACGCCTTGTAGCGCTCACCCTGGCTGAGCACGATGTCGCCGGGTGTCTCGTCCACTCCGGCGAGCAGCGAACCGAGCATGACGATGTCGGCCCCCGCGCCGATTGCCTTGGCGATGTCACCGGAGAACCTCACACCGCCGTCCGCGATCAGTCGCACGTCGTTACCCGACAGCGCATCGGCGCACTCGGAGACAGCGGTGAGTTGTGGCACGCCGACGCCTGCCACGATCCGCGTGGTGCAGATGGAGCCCGGCCCCACTCCGACCTTGACCGCGTCGGCGCCCGCATCGGCGAGAGCGAGCGCCGCGTCGGCGGTGGCGATGTTGCCGGCCACGACGACGACGTCCAGGGCACCCTTCACCTTGCGCACCACTTCGAGCACACCGGAGGAGTGGCCGTGGGCGGTGTCGACCACCAGCACGTCGACCCCGGCGTCGACCAGTGCCTCGGCACGGGCGTAGGCGTCGTCGCCCACGCCGACGGCGGCCGCGACCTGCAGTCGCCCCTGCTCGTCCTTTGTGGCGTTGGGGTACTTGATCTTCTTGTTGATGTCCTTGACCGTGATCAGCCCGGTGATGTGGTCCTCGGCATCGACTACCGGCAGCTTCTCGATCCGGTGCCGGCCCAGGATCTCCTGGGCTTCCTCGAGGGTCGTTCCCTCGCGGGTCGTGACGAGGCCCTCCGAGGTC is a window of Actinomycetes bacterium DNA encoding:
- a CDS encoding aminotransferase class V-fold PLP-dependent enzyme — its product is MSDRPQPVPREASGSPLGAAKAADAWEQWGPVASGILAGYARGLRDHPVGASVEPGWLLDRLPADAPAEAEDFALVLADIGELILPAMVHWQSPGFHGYFPANTSWPAALADYLAAGLAQQGMLWATSPASTELEMRMLDWVAALSGLPARFRHDDPGPGGGVIQDSASSATLVALVAARERAGGRDLLDRMVVYASTEAHSSVIKGARVAGFREAHIRSVATDDSLAMRTSALSELMAADVAAGLIPAAVVATVGTTSTMAVDPVEDIAALASTAGAWVHVDAAMAGAATICEEYRDLLAGSDAVDSWVFNPHKWWGITFDCSLMWLADRGPVLDALAITPPYLERDAAAGSVVDFRDWQVPLGRRFRSLKVWFVLRAMGADAIAAMVREHVAEGEWLAGKVAESSTWELVAPANLTLVCVRHAAGDDATRAVLESVNSSGEALLTLTEVGGRPAIRLSVGSPNTTHEDVEALWGLLQREP
- the guaB gene encoding IMP dehydrogenase, with amino-acid sequence MATLPDDQDTRLDPAARFGTVGLTFDDVCLVPSASDVIPAEVDTSSSLADGVHLAVPLVSAAMDTVTESRLAIAMAREGAIGVVHRNLSIEDQRAEIDKVKRSESGMIVDPVTLGPDDLVQSAEELMANFRISGVPIVDADRKLVGILTNRDLRFETDSRRPIREVMTSEGLVTTREGTTLEEAQEILGRHRIEKLPVVDAEDHITGLITVKDINKKIKYPNATKDEQGRLQVAAAVGVGDDAYARAEALVDAGVDVLVVDTAHGHSSGVLEVVRKVKGALDVVVVAGNIATADAALALADAGADAVKVGVGPGSICTTRIVAGVGVPQLTAVSECADALSGNDVRLIADGGVRFSGDIAKAIGAGADIVMLGSLLAGVDETPGDIVLSQGERYKAYRGMGSLGAMSDRSFSKDRYFQDDVEGADKVVPEGIEGRVPYKGKLAKIIYQLTGGLRSAMGYCGAADIASLQRDARFVRMSPAGLREAHPHDVQITKEAPNYWM